Proteins co-encoded in one Arachis hypogaea cultivar Tifrunner chromosome 13, arahy.Tifrunner.gnm2.J5K5, whole genome shotgun sequence genomic window:
- the LOC140177736 gene encoding uncharacterized protein, whose amino-acid sequence MTAYYRKLKVLWDELAQCEQISKCTCDVWKCGFGSQLEKQRKEDRVHQFLMGLDDASYGTVRSNILVTDPLPTLNRVYAMLVQEERVKTMAKASKERERWGNRLRNEGRDGGKGYGRQGTRIGVIPARANVADTDGSGSHAINTEDKRHMINKQKPNESEKMTGKRIFDLWIIDSGASNYMTGILKILCEKKTIRGCPVGLLDREQAIVCKQGTVIIDGGLELKNVLYVPKLKCNLLSVSQLTEAEHCLVQFTDEFYVIQDRTSRTLIGVGEQKDELYWYRGAHKIQACHAKTENQLVLWHKRLGYPSFKIVQMLPNGKAQGLAPALRIEDIGLLVTEIIVEEDTYNRPISESILGPITPHLNNCVGESLIEVSIDKQGGHELNEEIEDYIADNASEPSTAETMPTSDLPLVTMEVLLGRGHRMKTPSVRLRDFVSTAMISISPADQPPSPLKTSFFLPLSKQNKSPYFSHKQLEISVVVKMVIICTTLAVAAARDWKLHQMNVHNVFLHGELDDDVYMKLLSGFQVPQQGLDHSLFSLRHNSVQLVVLVYVDDLVIVGNNSAVIQRFKEYLHKYFHMKDLGRLKYFLGVEVARSQIGIFLCQRKYILDIITEIGLLGAKLVATLCEENDRLRSATGSLLSDPSIYRRLVGRLIYLCFTRPDLAYNVHMLSQFMQNPCTEY is encoded by the exons ATGACGGCGTATTATAGAAAACTGAAAGTACTGTGGGATGAATTAGCACAGTGCGAGCAAATTTCTAAATGCACATGTGATGTATGGAAGTGTGGGTTTGGCTCTCAACTTGAGAAGCAAAGGAAAGAAGATAGGGTCCACCAATTTCTGATGGGTCTAGATGATGCGAGTTACGGAACAGTGCGGTCAAATATCCTGGTAACAGATCCTTTGCCAACGCTAAATCGTGTATACGCAATGCTAGTCCAAGAGGAAAGAGTGAAAACGATGGCTAAGGCatcaaaagagagagagagg TGGGGCAATCGATTGAGGAATGAAGGAAGAGACGGTGGCAAAGGCTATGGACGACAAGGCACACGTATTGGAGTAATTCCAGCACGTGCAAATGTGGCAGACACTGATGGAAGTGGCAGCCATGCTATCAACACGGAAGACAAGAGAC ATATGATCAACAAGCAAAAACCAAATGAATCTGAGAAAATGACTGGTAAGCGAATTTTTGATTTATGGATCATTGATAGTGGAGCTTCCAACTACATGACCGGAATCCTGAAAATTTTATGTGAAAAGAAAACTATACGTGGATGTCCAGTAGGTTTACTGGATAGAGAGCAGGCGATAGTGTGCAAGCAAGGAACAGTGATTATTGACGGAGGACTTGAATTGAAAAATGTTCTCTATGTAcctaaattaaaatgcaacttACTCTCAGTTTCTCAATTAACAGAAGCAGAACATTGTCTAGTACAATTCACTGACGAATTTTATGTCATACAAGACCGCACTTCGAGGACGCTGATTGGAGTGGGTGAGCAGAAGGATGAGCTCTATTGGTATCGTGGGGCACACAAGATTCAAGCTTGTCATGCCAAAACAGAGAATCAACTAGTCCTTTGGCATAAGAGACTAGGGTATCCATCATTTAAAATTGTGCAAATGCTCCCCAATGGAA AGGCTCAGGGTTTGGCACCGGCACTAAGGATTGAAGATATTGGACTTCTTGTAACAGAAATAATTGTTGAAGAAGACACGTATAATAGGCCAATTTCAGAATCCATACTTGGGCCTATTACTCCACATTTAAATAATTGTGTTGGGGAATCCCTCATTGAAGTATCTATTGACAAACAAGGGGGACATGAACTCAATGAAGAGATTGAAGACTACATCGCTGACAATGCATCGGAACCAAGTACAGCAGAAACTATGCCGACTTCTGATCTACCACTAGTCACAATGGAAGTTCTACTTGGTCGGGGTCACCGCATGAAGACACCCTCAGTCAGGTTACGTGACTTCGTCTCTACTGCCATGATATCAATAAGCCCTGCTGACCAACCTCCATCTCCATTAAAAACTTCAT TTTTCTTGCCTCTCTCCAAACAGAATAAGAGCCCTTATTTTTCTCACAAGCAGTTAGAGATCAGTGTCG TGGTGAAGATGGTAATAATTTGCACAACACTAGCAGTGGCAGCAGCCCGAGATTGGAAACTCCACCAGATGAATGTCCACAATGTATTTCTTCATGGAGAGCTTGATGACGACGTTTACATGAAGCTTCTCTCTGGTTTTCAAGTTCCTCAACAAGGGCTA GACCATTCCTTGTTTAGCCTTCGCCACAATAGTGTGCAATTGGTAGTTTTGGTATATGTTGATGACCTTGTAATTGTAGGAAATAATAGTGCTGTAATTCAACGTTTCAAAGAGTATTTGCACAAATATTTTCACATGAAAGATTTAGGCCGGCTGAAGTACTTCTTGGGAGTTGAGGTTGCCAGATCTCAAATTGGAATCTTTCTGTgccaaagaaaatatattttagacaTAATTACCGAAATAGGACTTCTAGGTGCTAAGCTTGTAGCAACACTGTGTGAAGAGAATGATCGTTTGCGGTCAGCTACAGGTTCTCTTTTATCCGATCCTAGCATATATCGTCGGCTTGTTGGAAGACTGATTTATTTGTGTTTTACTCGGCCTGATCTAGCCTATAATGTTCACATGTTATcccaattcatgcaaaatccatGCACCGAATACTAG